One region of Pieris rapae chromosome Z, ilPieRapa1.1, whole genome shotgun sequence genomic DNA includes:
- the LOC110993832 gene encoding mothers against decapentaplegic homolog 3: MFPLTPPVVKRLLGWKKGPEGTSAAEDKWSEKAVKSLVKKLKKTGAIEELEKALSNQSGHTKCVTIPRVKPNDNILNGQYRKGLPHVVYCRLWRWPQLQSQHELKPVDHCEYAYQLKKDEVCVNPYHYNKIDSPALPPILVPRCPENETRAPPPYTDYQPIHEHTDNVMQNGVVGAHSALYLEATLGQQVPGNTTVHLSSSTVETPPPGYMSEDGDPMDHNDNMNLTRLSPSPGTLGPETAPVLYHEPAFWCSISYYELNTRVGETFHASQPSITVDGFTDPSNSERFCLGLLSNVNRNEVVEQTRRHIGKGVRLYYIGGEVFAECLSDSSIFVQSPNCNQRYGWHPATVCKIPPGCNLKIFNNQEFAALLSQSVSQGFEAVFQLTRMCTIRMSFVKGWGAEYRRQTVTSTPCWIELHLNGPLQWLDRVLTQMGSPPLPCSSMS, from the exons ATGTTTCCCTTAACACCGCCCGTCGTTAAACGCTTACTGGGGTGGAAAAAAGGTCCTGAAGGTACGTCAGCCGCTGAAGACAAATGGTCGGAAAAGGCCGTGAAGAGTTTGGTAAAGAAATTGAAGAAAACTGGAGCTATTGAGGAGCTTGAGAAGGCGTTGTCGAATCAAAGCGGTCATACCAAATGTGTAACAATACCAAG ggtGAAACCGaatgataatatattgaatGGACAATATCGCAAGGGTCTGCCGCATGTGGTTTACTGCAGGCTGTGGCGCTGGCCGCAGCTACAG AGCCAACATGAATTAAAACCGGTGGACCATTGTGAATACGCTTATCAGTTAAAGAAGGACGAGGTCTGCGTTAACCCATatcattataacaaaattgattcgccag CTCTGCCGCCAATTTTGGTGCCTCGTTGTCCCGAAAACGAAACCAGGGCTCCACCTCCATACACGGATTATCAGCCCATTCACGAACACACAGACAA cgTTATGCAAAATGGCGTAGTGGGCGCTCATAGCGCCTTGTATCTTGAGGCAACGCTGGGTCAGCAAGTGCCTGGAAACACCACTGTACACCT cagTTCGTCGACGGTTGAAACTCCACCTCCAGGGTATATGAGCGAAGATGGCGATCCCATGGATCATAATGATAATATGA ACTTAACTCGTCTGAGCCCTTCACCAGGAACATTAGGGCCAGAGACAGCTCCAGTGCTGTACCATGAGCCGGCATTCTGGTGCAGCATCAGCTACTACGAGCTGAACACCAGGGTCGGGGAGACGTTCCACGCGTCCCAACCCTCGATCACGGTGGATGGGTTCACCGATCCCAGTAATAGCGAACG TTTCTGCCTCGGTCTCCTTTCGAATGTGAATAGAAATGAGGTTGTGGAACAAACACGCAGACATATTGGGAAAGGCGTTCGGCTCTACTACATAGGTG GTGAAGTGTTCGCAGAATGTCTCAGCGATTCGTCAATATTTGTCCAAAGTCCGAATTGCAATCAGCGGTACGGCTGGCATCCAGCCACCGTGTGCAAGATACCACCAG GTTGCAATTTGAAGATATTCAATAACCAAGAGTTTGCTGCGTTGCTCAGTCAGTCTGTCTCTCAGGGCTTCGAAGCGGTGTTTCAGTTGACTCGTATGTGCACTATTCGGATGAGTTTCGTTAAAGGATGGGGTGCTGAGTATAg ACGTCAAACCGTAACTTCTACGCCGTGCTGGATCGAGCTGCATCTGAATGGACCCCTGCAATGGCTGGACAGAGTTCTGACGCAGATGGGCTCACCGCCCTTGCCCTGCTCCTCCATGTCTTGA